CAGCTGGAATGCTCAAATGGTTAAGCACGTGGTCTCTTCCCGAGACTTGTTCAACAACTATTTCATAAGAAAAGGTCATCCTGAGTTGTAATATGATAGTGATTTTAAAGGAAAACGGTTGACTGTATAGAAGATATAAGTGACATAATGTAATACACACCAGATATTCCCTGAGCACTGGCTGCATGAGCAAGCATCATTTTACCATTTGCATCACCAATGCAATAAAGGTGAGGTACCTAGTGGTAAAAGTATTATTAGAACAACATTAACAGCCATGTGGAAGCATATCGACAATAGTGTAGTTCCAACTAACCAAATTTCCATCAGCATCAACGACTCGCATACGCTCATCAACAGGAATAAAACCTCGTTGCGTCAACACGTTAATCTGCAAAAGTTGACCATTAAAATGCACAAAATCCTAGTATAGATGAATACTATTGTATATGTTTTTATGCGACGACATACATTCTCCAGGCCTAGACCATTCGTGAAGGGCGCTCTGCCAGTTGCAATTAGAGCTGCATCAacctaaaaaaagaaaacagaggTCACTCACTTGATTTTTTTCACAAACCtgcaaattaataaaaatatcacAATTCCGTTTCACGTTCTTTAGGATTTATGAAGTATAATTGTAAAGAAATGGATCTTGAgtctaactcaacctcaaaagctagcttaTGAGGGGATGATTGCCCAAGTTGATATAGAAGTTCAACTTTTCCTCATCTGGTGTTGTCAAAGCACGCTTAAGCCTTGAAGTGAGGCTATAACGTGTTGATCTCTTTGCCTCGCTTAATATACGCTTCagtgtcgtcatcaaggttctaagacATATTTTTTCTAGTGATTCGGCCACagtaaacaattgatatttcactttatcgtaaaaaaattctttgttcatatatttgtcattcataaTTAgtagtcttggactaaacatatatatttgtactttcCTCCATTTGCGctttttttcattcaaattgTGAGATATTTCATAGACACTCAGGGAACAAAGTACACCAAAGTATATGTTGCAGATTAAAGGTTCAAGTTCATTGGTTGTGCAatagaaatgaaacaaaattgttattaggcataatacatatattggaccctaaacttggcttcaaattttaactttgacctccaactttcatagtgcacaaacagacACTTTAATTAtccaacttttaaataaataaacacgcgatttttACAGCCAAAGAGCTGTAAAAattagggtccaatatatgtattatgccttgtTATTAAAACATGCAGAATACGTCTATAATTCGAAAACAACAAGAATATATAGAACACAACTTGTCTTAATGCTACTAAATATTCAAATACACATACCTTAAAATAACATGTTAAGCTAAATAATCTAATTTTGATTGTTAAAGACAATCAAAAGACTCTAAAGCAATGTCCTCCAGACAAAATTTTGTGAAATGCCTATACATGTTTTaataaaaaccaaaaacaaaaaaagctCAATAATATTGTATTACCTCCAAAGTGTCCTTTACTTCTTTAGTCTTGGCATCAGTTAGCTCAATAACAACTGGTCTCCCATCCTTTGCCGGGGTGATCTGTACGAATTATTAGGGAAGATAGTTAAGATATTTGGAAACTTGTGGTTGAAGTAACATAAAACAAGAGAGATCAATACCTTCGTTGCAAACACTCCAGTGTGATAATCAATTTTCCTTGGATTTACCAGAATCCTTTGAGCTAACTTACTAATCTCTGGATCAAATCCAGGCATAAGTTGATCTAGAGCTTCAATAAAAGTAACCTGTTAACAAAATGACTGTTAATCAGCTGGCGTTTTAAAGAGAACTTCAAAATCATTGTGGTACTTTTAGAGGAAGATTAAGCTCTAAGAACATTTCAAACAAGCAAAGTGCAAGGTTAAACAACTATTGTTGCTAGTATTCTCTTCTCCATTATGTTCAACGTAACTAATTCATTGTTGTATCTCCCTCTTCATACTTGATTTcattatgctttacttgagccgagggtctatagTAAACAGTTTATAGGAATAAGGGCTGCATACATACAATCCTCCCCAGACCccatttgtgggattacactgggtctgttgttgttattgttagtTTAATTTAAGAACAACTCCCCCACTTGTATGAGGTTTGCTAATTTTGTCGGCCCCAAGCCCGAATAAAAGAGGTCGTGGTAGGTTGATACAGCTAGCGTCAAACTAGTTAATTAATGATGAATCCTATCTATACATATGAAACAGATTCAAATGGAGCAAAATGGAAAGTTACAATTCATACAGCTGACCTTAACTAGCTAATTTGATCTGACACTTTATCGTTTTCGTGCTTGAAAAAGTAAAGCAAGGCTTGTTCTCTTAGCAAGCAGAGACGAAGTATAACTTAGGTAAAGGTCAAAAGCTAAGCCATTCTGAACCCAGGGTATACTAAGATTGCATTCAGCAAAACTTTCAATATGCAAGATTTAAGGATGGCAGTACTGTAGACAACAACtaacataaacaattcaaagATTGGACAATAAGACCATCAGAATTTTGAAATGTAACGTTTCGCGAAGAAGGAAACAAGATGCAGGTACATAGTAACAAAGAAGAGAACAGTCACCACAACATCTTGTGTGATACCAGGCAAATGATCACATCACAAAGGAAGAAAAGACCAATATGCTTGATGACATTCTGAAACATTCTGAAACAAATTGAATAGCAGAATATTAAGTACATAAAAATTAGATTTCAGTTTTCACAATTGAAACAAAATTACTTGCAAAAATGGTCAAACCTTTTCGAAAAGAGTCATCAAGTTTTAGCTAGAGGTTTGATTTGGCCAATTTTGCCTTACAACAAAATTCAAAGGCGGAAAGAAGTTAAGAAAATGAATTAGAGATTTAAAAGAGGTGAAACTACCTCACTACCAAGTGCGGTATACACATCACTAAATTCAAGTCCAATATAACCACTTCCTACTATAGCTATCCATTCAGGTACAAACTCCAGTTTGAGAGCATGGTCGCTGGTAATCACAGTCTTCCCTGAAAATTTATATGAATTGTATGACTAATGGTGAGGATGCACCTTCCAAAAGGTACTGCATCTTAAAAGAAGAAGGCATAATCCTTACACATACACTCAAACTTGGTCTCAACTAGCAAGTAAACACTCCAGCTTTGAgtatgcacatctagacacctcaactcatCTCTACTATGTCAGTTGAGCAatccaacttacaaaatgatcatctaggCACCTCCAATATTTATGTGTCACGTCAGTGTCGCATGTTCACGAGACACAGTGGGGACAATTTGGAGCATTTAGTTGTCAGTTCAGATCaagttaaggtgtctagatgtgcactCTCAAAGTTGGGAGTGCTCACTTGCTAGCtgaggccaagtttgagtgTCTGTTTATGTATTATGGCACAGAACAAAGCCTGCAATATCAGACCacacttaatttttaaggaaTCTTGACAAAAATGTAGCAAGAACggaaagaataaagaaaatttaCCATCAACTTCAATGCCTCTAGGAACAAAAGGGACAGAACCAGTAGCGATGATTATATCCCTTGCGGTAACTTCACTGCCAGAAAAACCAACTTTTCCATACTTCACCCTTTGAGGACCCTGAAGTATTCCATCAGTATGCATGTAGGTTAAGATTGAAACTAGAATAAGTTCTTAATGGATATTCGTTTCCAAGCACAGGTTGACTTACCGTTATAGTACCCACCCCTGTCAAAATGTCCACACCAAGTGCCTTTAGAGAGTTTGTCAAGTTATTACGAATTTTCGAGGCAAGATTATTAGCATGATCAGCAACTGCTTGCCTGTCATAGCCGGCACCAGAAACCTGTCATTGACATGGAAGAGATTGATCAATCAGCAGACTCGGCCACATTTATGAGGACATCTAGAAGTGATGTGgattattcaagaatcaaagtCAATTTGCTTTATAAAAAGGGAACCAAGAAGCAAACTGAAGAAAGTGGATTGGAAAGTGTATGGACAACAGACAATATTTGCCAATTTTCAGATTAGTTCTTTTAACGGCATACCAAGTTCTCCAAGACGATAGCCAAATGATAAATAGGATGTCATGGAACCATAAGTAACCAACTCTGTATGTTCCCCCGGTTCCTTTTTGTTCCACGCTTTTCACATTTTCGGACAtatcaaaatgtttgaaatcaTTCCACTAGTAATAGAGCTCCGTACAACTTTCAAGGAGTCATATCatttacatattcaaatttaaaactgGATATGACGTTTCTCTATCAATCTTTTCGCCCACTACAATATTTTCTTCTGCTACAACAGCTATAATACATAAGTCAAATGGAGTAATAACTTAAACAATGTGTATATTGAAACAGCATATTATGTAATGCAACAGATATATTAATCTTTGGTCCAGAGTACTAATATAAATGAGGTCGAATATTTAACTGCTAGCTGCTGCAGATACATCCCTAGTCATGCAGAGACATTTAGCATAATAAATGGAATCACCTGTATACCCAAAGCTTTCAAGTGATGCTTATTCTTAAGTTCCCGCATCCTACCGCTAACTGCAAGAAGTGCTTTAGATGGAACACAACCTCTGTTTACACAAGTTCCGCCGATTACATCTCCTTCAATGATAGCTGTTTTAAGACCCTGAAAGGAAAGTATAAATTTCCAGTCATCACAACTACGATAGAACTAACAAGTAACTGTGGGTAGACAACATGCTCAATGGTCAATAATGCCATTTATGCGAGTGAAGTGACAAAGACATGAGGCAGTCGAAACTAACTACAAAAGCGCAGTGTGGATTGGTGTCcataaaatatttctctttcttctaCAGATTAGTATCCTTCCTATTCCCTCCACCCCGTCACACAAATAAGTGAACAGTTAGTCATTGTTGCTAGGATTATGTTCGTACAATCAGTTTGAGAAGGCTTAAAACCAGTCCTTTAGCCTGTAAAAACCATGTTAAATGAGAATAAGAGACGGATCGTACTAGTGCTAAGAATCCTAATGCCAGTTAGGATATTAGTAAGAACTATTACTTTGCAGCAGTTTGGTGATACCCAAAGAACAAAGTTCTACAAATGTGAGAAAACTCTACAGAACACAAAATGAGAAGGAAAGAACTTG
The DNA window shown above is from Solanum stenotomum isolate F172 chromosome 6, ASM1918654v1, whole genome shotgun sequence and carries:
- the LOC125869160 gene encoding dihydrolipoyl dehydrogenase 1, chloroplastic-like isoform X2 — protein: MHSSSVLSLSNCSVLKRSHRNQIEKLSFTPLKNLRFCGLRNEILAFEFLKLNRCETQRVRNFLRNKIVAASVAENGNAPTSFDYDLVIIGAGVGGHGAALHAVEKGLKTAIIEGDVIGGTCVNRGCVPSKALLAVSGRMRELKNKHHLKALGIQVSGAGYDRQAVADHANNLASKIRNNLTNSLKALGVDILTGVGTITGPQRVKYGKVGFSGSEVTARDIIIATGSVPFVPRGIEVDGKTVITSDHALKLEFVPEWIAIVGSGYIGLEFSDVYTALGSEVTFIEALDQLMPGFDPEISKLAQRILVNPRKIDYHTGVFATKITPAKDGRPVVIELTDAKTKEVKDTLEVDAALIATGRAPFTNGLGLENINVLTQRGFIPVDERMRVVDADGNLVPHLYCIGDANGKMMLAHAASAQGISVVEQVSGRDHVLNHLSIPAACFTHPEISMVGLTEPQAREKAEKEGFEISIAKTSFKANTKAMAENEGEGLAKLIYRPDNGEILGVHIFGMHAADLIHEASNAIALGTSIQDIKFAVHAHPTLSEVLDELFKSSKLKELEKIQPGN
- the LOC125869160 gene encoding dihydrolipoyl dehydrogenase 1, chloroplastic-like isoform X1, which gives rise to MHSSSVLSLSNCSVLKRSHRNQIEKLSFTPLKNLRFCGLRNEILAFEFLKLNRCETQRVRNFLRNKIVAASVAENGNAPTSFDYDLVIIGAGVGGHGAALHAVEKGLKTAIIEGDVIGGTCVNRGCVPSKALLAVSGRMRELKNKHHLKALGIQVSGAGYDRQAVADHANNLASKIRNNLTNSLKALGVDILTGVGTITGPQRVKYGKVGFSGSEVTARDIIIATGSVPFVPRGIEVDGKTVITSDHALKLEFVPEWIAIVGSGYIGLEFSDVYTALGSEVTFIEALDQLMPGFDPEISKLAQRILVNPRKIDYHTGVFATKITPAKDGRPVVIELTDAKTKEVKDTLEVDAALIATGRAPFTNGLGLENINVLTQRGFIPVDERMRVVDADGNLVPHLYCIGDANGKMMLAHAASAQGISVVEQVSGRDHVLNHLSIPAACFTHPEISMVGLTEPQAREKAEKEGFEISIAKTSFKANTKAMAENEGEGLAKLIYRPDNGEILGVHIFGMHAADLIHEASNAIALGTSIQDIKFAVHAHPTLSEVLDELFKSSKVTSHNHHPLSESVVV